The region cttaaattgtatgatttcattcattgaatgaattaataaatttatctttaaaaaaatagtaagaaaaagaaaaattggtTTTAGATATCTGACTGCATCCACTAATTGAACTATGAACTTGATTAGTTTGGACGTTTTAATCGTATaagttaaattacaaaaaaaaaaatagagaattgaccaaaaataataaaaataaaaaatcgagatttagataaatcaataaaaaacatataaattataatgcttttattttttgacaaataattgagtttttttattatattttgttttgtttaaatatatgtttcattatatttgggttttttttactattaataatttaaattttttaaatagctTCGACAATGTTAAACTGATTAAACCGAAAACCAAATTGAGTTGCAGAATTATGAGAATGAGGAGGGGCCATTTCCATAATTAGACAATTTTTGTCCCTTTTCCTTTGCGTTTGACTCCGGTCTTGTACGGAAAACCAACTCACCGCCAAATCAAATCCTATGTTTATGTGAATGTGTAACGTTGATGACATGTATGTTAGTTACAATATCCAGACTCTGAAAGAACCCACCTTCAATTTCGCTGAtcccctctttcttttcttttcttcagcCATCTTTCAATCCAACACCTcccttcttttttctctttttataattttaatttcttggCTTCTTTCATTCTCTGAATCAATCGCCCATTCTCCATGCCTAAGAGGTGATTTTCATCTTTCAATTAATCCCCTCCCCCTTTTTTCCTTCTTCAAGAGTTCataatttttgtttcatttcatgtaatttcattctatttatcTGATGATTATGatgctttaaattgtttattatccCTTGATAATTCTCTTCCTATCCCTTTTAGGCTTCAATTTATTGTTTGTCCTTTGGTTTCAACTTTTATGTCTAGCTGCAATCTTATCTCTCTGTTGTTAAATATGGATTCTTTAATGACCATCCTGcttattaatgttaaattttgctgatatttctaaattttttaaatgaaatattggaaaatgtttgttttttttttcagcttTTTCTGTATGAATGAATTCCCCATAATTATCTGTTTCATTAGCTAGGTTCCTTTGCTTTGGGAATGCATGTCTTGAATTTTAGTTACTTATTTCGCTGTCTCACCAAAACTTCAATCCTGGTTCCATTATTTTGTGGATGATGTCAGGATCAACCTGGATGTAGACTGCATGTTTTGTAACTTTTAATTTTCTTATCATTTCAGAGTTCTTTGCAAGTTCTTTGCTCATGGAGCGTGCCTAAAAGGGAGCATTGTGAGTTTTCCCATCAATGGAAGCACCCACCTAACAATGTAGGAAGTTTCCCTTCCCTTCGCCTTTTTGCATTTACCTGTTGATGATGCTTTTTGGTTACCTTATTCTTGTTTCTTGTGCATTCCAGATTTGCACGTACTACCAGAAAGGAAACTGCTTTTATGGTAGTCGGTGCAGATATGAACATGTTAAGGCTTCTCAATCAGATCCATCTGCTTCGTCTTCATCAACAGCACCTCAACAATCTACGTTATCAGATACTATGCCTTTAGCTCCTTCAAAAACTGCATTTGTTGGGTCGGTTGTATCTCCAGCTGCTTCTAGTAAGGTTCCTGGTTCCAGTAGAGCTTGCCTTGCTCCCTTCAAACAACCATGCGATTTGGAATCTGGGCCCCAAGATCTATCAGATAATGGTGAATCTATAGAGCCTAGGAGAACTAATCCAGTTGAAAGTTCTATCTGCTCATTTGCTGTAGCTGGAAATTGTCCCCGTGGAGAAAAATGTCCTCATATTCATGGAGACTTGTGTCCCACCTGTGAGAAACATTGTTTGCATCCTTTTAGACCTGAAGAAAGGGAGGAACATATAAAAAtgtgtaagaaaaagaaaaaatacctTGATGCATTGAAGCATAGTCAAGAAATAGAGTGTAGTGTGTGCTTGGATCGTGTTCTCTTGAAGCCCACAGCAGCTGAACGTAAGTTTGGGTTGCTTTCAGAATGTGATCATCCATTTTGCATATCTTGCATTAGAAATTGGCGTAGCAGTTCTCCTTCCTCTGGAATGGATGTCAATACTGCCTTGAGGGCTTGCCCAATCTGCCGCAAGCTATCATACTTTGTCATTCCAAGTGTCATTTGGTATTGGACTCCAGA is a window of Gossypium hirsutum isolate 1008001.06 chromosome D08, Gossypium_hirsutum_v2.1, whole genome shotgun sequence DNA encoding:
- the LOC107900738 gene encoding LOW QUALITY PROTEIN: putative RING-type E3 ubiquitin transferase C3H69 (The sequence of the model RefSeq protein was modified relative to this genomic sequence to represent the inferred CDS: inserted 1 base in 1 codon); amino-acid sequence: MPKRVLCKFFAHGACLKGXHCEFSHQWKHPPNNICTYYQKGNCFYGSRCRYEHVKASQSDPSASSSSTAPQQSTLSDTMPLAPSKTAFVGSVVSPAASSKVPGSSRACLAPFKQPCDLESGPQDLSDNGESIEPRRTNPVESSICSFAVAGNCPRGEKCPHIHGDLCPTCEKHCLHPFRPEEREEHIKMCKKKKKYLDALKHSQEIECSVCLDRVLLKPTAAERKFGLLSECDHPFCISCIRNWRSSSPSSGMDVNTALRACPICRKLSYFVIPSVIWYWTPEEKQRIVDGYKAKLRTINCKHFNFGNGNCPFGNSCFYKHAYRDGQLEEVALRHLRAEDGRTIITKNIRLSNFLSDYAH